One region of Oryza sativa Japonica Group chromosome 10, ASM3414082v1 genomic DNA includes:
- the LOC4348241 gene encoding non-specific lipid transfer protein GPI-anchored 1 isoform X2, whose amino-acid sequence MEHIGPFLLAAMAVAAAVAAASETATTVPVAALPPLPALPVTAAASTLQPGTASCMDDLMPCATVSDDPTMLTPCCEAVAEVLKSDPECLCKVAEMSRNNTRKLASVSNNLDSDQQLFAQCKITGVSSDVCHKDKGHQGGSSDFTEPRHAVT is encoded by the exons ATGGAACACATCGGCCCTTTCCTCCTGGCAGCaatggcagtggcggcggccgtcgccgcggcATCGGAGACGGCTACAACTGTGCCGGTGGCGGCGCTACCGCCGCTGCCAGCGCTGCCGGTcacagcggcggcgagcacgctgCAGCCGGGGACGGCGTCGTGCATGGACGACCTCATGCCATGCGCGACCGTCTCCGACGACCCCACCATGCTAACGCCATGctgcgaggcggtggcggaggtgtTGAAGAGCGATCCGGAGTGCCTCTGCAAGGTCGCCGAGATGTCCAGAAACAACACCAGGAAGCTCGCGAGCGTCAGCAACAACCTCGACAGCGATCAGCAATTGTTCGCCCAGTGCAAGATCACCGGCGTTTCGTCCGACGTCTGCCACAAGGACAAGGGGCATCAAGGAG GCTCCTCTGACTTTACGGAGCCACGTCACGCCGTAACGTAA
- the LOC4348241 gene encoding uncharacterized protein isoform X1, with protein MEHIGPFLLAAMAVAAAVAAASETATTVPVAALPPLPALPVTAAASTLQPGTASCMDDLMPCATVSDDPTMLTPCCEAVAEVLKSDPECLCKVAEMSRNNTRKLASVSNNLDSDQQLFAQCKITGVSSDVCHKDKGHQGGHNETDTPAGDSLTDSQAKNASPPSRLSEAFRILFLLQILFIFGL; from the exons ATGGAACACATCGGCCCTTTCCTCCTGGCAGCaatggcagtggcggcggccgtcgccgcggcATCGGAGACGGCTACAACTGTGCCGGTGGCGGCGCTACCGCCGCTGCCAGCGCTGCCGGTcacagcggcggcgagcacgctgCAGCCGGGGACGGCGTCGTGCATGGACGACCTCATGCCATGCGCGACCGTCTCCGACGACCCCACCATGCTAACGCCATGctgcgaggcggtggcggaggtgtTGAAGAGCGATCCGGAGTGCCTCTGCAAGGTCGCCGAGATGTCCAGAAACAACACCAGGAAGCTCGCGAGCGTCAGCAACAACCTCGACAGCGATCAGCAATTGTTCGCCCAGTGCAAGATCACCGGCGTTTCGTCCGACGTCTGCCACAAGGACAAGGGGCATCAAGGAG GTCATAATGAAACAGACACGCCGGCCGGCGACTCTTTGACAG ACTCCCAAGCAAAAAATGCCTCTCCTCCCTCGAGGCTGAGTGAGGCATTCCGGATCTTGTTCCTGCTTCAGATACTGTTCATTTTCGGACTGTGA
- the LOC107279197 gene encoding uncharacterized protein, producing MAHVLISQLSFGDSNKRIHARVSRLWNFTDLNDDTKIFHTDLVLLDEIGTSIHAQIYPPITEKMKPLLKEEKVYYIDSFTIRAANRTYRPVANNLMILFSKWTTLEEHINVPPHFPSITFSLTPFEDVPSLVEKNSFYVDIMGVITEVGAVTTIRPKSRNAESLKRTLQIRDASNSTLPVTL from the exons ATGGCGCATGTACTTATTTCACAGCTATCATTTGGAGATTCAAACAAAAGAATCCATGCAAGGGTCTCCAGGCTATGGAACTTTACTGATCTCAACGATGATACAAAAATTTTCCACACTGATCTTGTCTTACTCGATGAAATA GGGACTAGCATACATGCCCAAATTTATCCCCCTATAACAGAAAAGATGAAACCTCTCCTTAAGGAAGAAAAGGTTTACTACATTGACTCATTCACTATTAGGGCTGCAAACAGAACATACAGGCCAGTTGCAAACAACCTAATGATCCTCTTCAGTAAATGGACAACACTTGAAGAACACATTAATGTCCCTCCTCATTTCCCTAGTATTACATTTTCACTGACACCATTTGAAGATGTTCCTTCGCTTGTCGAGAAGAATTCATTCTACGTTG ACATTATGGGTGTGATCACTGAAGTTGGTGCAGTCACTACTATACGTCCTAAGTCCAGAAACGCTGAGAGCCTAAAAAGGACATTACAGATCCGCGATGCAAG TAATTCGACTCTTCCTGTCACACTCTAG